The following coding sequences lie in one Zingiber officinale cultivar Zhangliang chromosome 2B, Zo_v1.1, whole genome shotgun sequence genomic window:
- the LOC122049534 gene encoding glycine-rich cell wall structural protein 1-like — MSLMVLSAKCFTLLLLLLLLGVSATLADFGGPRRFGRGPFGRGCRFGGCRGGGLGGGGGFGGGGGGGLGGGAGHGGGFGGGGGVGGGAGGGVGGGGGFGGGGGGGAGGGSGSGGGFGAGGGVGGGAGGGGGVGGGGGLGGGGGGGLGGGSGHGGGFGAGGGVGGGAGGGVGGGGGFGGGGGGGTGGGSGQGGGFGAGGGVGGGAGGGVGGGGGFGGGGGGGVGGGSGQGGGFGAGGGVGGGGAGGVGGGGGFGGGGGGGAGGGAGSGGGFGAGGGEGGGLGGGGGLGGGGGSGGGLGGGLGSGGGLGGGGGSGGGLGGGHGIGGGFGVGVGVGVGVGVGGGAGGGGGGGH, encoded by the coding sequence ATGTCACTCATGGTTCTTTCCGCCAAATGCTTCAcgctcttgcttcttcttcttcttctcggcgTTTCCGCTACTCTCGCTGATTTCGGAGGCCCCAGGAGGTTCGGTCGCGGGCCTTTCGGCCGTGGGTGTCGTTTCGGTGGCTGTCGTGGTGGAGGGTTGGGTGGCGGCGGCGGATTTGGCGGAGGAGGTGGCGGCGGGCTAGGTGGCGGCGCTGGTCATGGAGGAGGGTTCGGAGGTGGGGGTGGTGTCGGTGGAGGAGCTGGTGGTGGTGTCGGAGGTGGCGGAGGATTCGGAGGTGGAGGCGGCGGAGGTGCCGGCGGTGGGAGCGGCTCCGGAGGAGGTTTCGGGGCTGGCGGAGGTGTGGGAGGTGGGGCTGGCGGTGGCGGCGGTGTGGGAGGAGGTGGAGGGCTCGGAGGAGGTGGCGGGGGTGGTCTTGGAGGCGGGAGCGGCCACGGTGGAGGATTCGGCGCTGGTGGCGGCGTAGGCGGCGGTGCCGGTGGGGGAGTTGGAGGTGGTGGTGGtttcggcggcggcggcggaggtggCACCGGCGGCGGGAGTGGTCAAGGCGGAGGATTCGGAGCCGGTGGTGGAGTGGGCGGCGGCGCAGGAGGCGGCGTCGGAGGTGGCGGAGGATTCGGCggcggaggtggaggtggagtcGGCGGTGGCTCGGGACAAGGAGGAGGGTTCGGCGCCGGTGGGGGTGTAGGAGGCGGCGGCGCCGGCGGAGTCGGTGGTGGAGGAGGCTTTGGTGGCGGTGGAGGCGGCGGTGCAGGCGGTGGAGCAGGCAGCGGGGGCGGGTTCGGAGCCGGCGGCGGTGAGGGCGGAGGCCTCGGCGGCGGAGGCGGCTTAGGTGGTGGTGGTGGAAGTGGAGGCGGACTTGGTGGAGGCCTCGGCAGCGGCGGAGGCTTAGGTGGTGGTGGTGGAAGTGGAGGCGGACTTGGCGGAGGCCACGGGATCGGTGGTGGCTTCGGAGTAGGCGTTGGTGTTGGCGTTGGTGTTGGAGTCGGCGGCGGAGCTggcggcggcggaggcggcgGCCATTAG
- the LOC122048688 gene encoding probable sodium/metabolite cotransporter BASS1, chloroplastic: MPLSSFFVSKLLELPAYYAAGLILVGCCPGDLPMHLHCLYNSVSASMQAPQLCSRGNVVLSVLMTAVSTVAAVNSMLGVVLAGQHFGNPLTAVPCAVSSVCAKRPAAVVTWLGSGDA, translated from the exons ATGCCTTTGTCCAGTTTTTTTGTCAGCAAGTTGTTAGAGTTGCCTGCTTATTATGCAGCCGGCTTGATATTAGTCGGTTGCTGCCCAGGAGATCTTCCCATGCACTTACATTGCTTATATAATTCTGTCTCTGCATCGATGCAGGCACCGCAA TTGTGTTCCAGGGGAAATGTTGTCCTCTCTGTGTTGATGACAGCAGTAAGCACCGTTGCGGCTGTG AATTCTATGCTCGGAGTAGTTCTTGCAGGCCAGCATTTTGGCAATCCATTGACAGCAGTCCCTTGTGCTGTGTCTAGTGTTTGTGCCAAGCGGCCTGCGGCAGTAGTAACTTGGCTGGGATCTGGCGATGCATGA